In Dioscorea cayenensis subsp. rotundata cultivar TDr96_F1 chromosome 13, TDr96_F1_v2_PseudoChromosome.rev07_lg8_w22 25.fasta, whole genome shotgun sequence, the sequence GCAGCAGTATCTAACGATGCTGATGAAACAAGCTTACTACTTTTGTTCTTTcgtttctttttctccttcacCTCCTTCATTGTCACTTTACTAGAACTAGAAGTAGAAAGTTTTTGTGAATCCAACTCcttttcattctcattaatTCTCCCTTCATAATCCAACTTCTCCCCAAAATCACTATTTGCTATAGGATCcaatttctttctcttctctttttctattttctccTGATTTCACCTCACTTCCATCTAAATCCAACCCATTCCCATTCTCACTCTCACGCATATCAACAGTCTCCTTGTTAGTGACACCATTGTCTTCCAAACCACCACTCTccttctgatttttcttttttgacttctttttcttctcactCTTCCCAGACTCTTCTTCTACAACTTTCTCATAGTAGTATCCCATATCACCATGAGCAAAATCCATTCTTCTTACTATCTCATCATCcgctttcttcttcctcttctactCCTCCATTTCCTCAACTCAAAAAAATTTCTGGTATCTGCAAACAGTTCAATCATGGCTAACATCACTATACTGTTTTTCAAACTACAGATGTAAACAAATTAACGAATCAATTGTTTACAAATAGTGAAAGACCTCTAAAAGAAATTTTGCTTCACTAAATATTGCCCATTAAGACAACCAACAATAAAAAGTTAAGGATCGACAAAGAGATGAAATTTTAACAAGCAGAAGGAAAGATTCTACACAATTCATcatcaataaatcacaatatcATCCAAACAAAATGCAATCATATACGTCCAACACTCAAGACCTAATCCAAATGAGACAATGATAAAAATCCAAAGCCAATCCTTGcttaaataaaagagagaaaccaaaaaaagaaaaagctggAATTTTTATAGATTAAATCTCACAAACATCTCAAACAAGCCAAATTGCAACAATTCCAAATTCGATCAACATAACCCTAATCAATTGAAATGCCAGGTCAAATAATTGGAAGGAAAAGCACCGAGGACTCACCGGATATTGGTTACTCTAGACGAACGCCGGCGAGGTCGGAGTCGGAGGTGAAGGCGGCGAAGAAACTCGAAGGGATTACCAAAACAAAGCCCGGGTTCATATTAAAAACATaactttgtatgtttttttgcaGAAAAGACCCTGTAAAATCCTAATTTGCAAAactatttcataaaaatatattcaataattattttaaatttaaaatatgcttCAAACTTAAAATATCGCtagtgttttatatttttttctccgattatttatttatttatttattttaactaattcatACAAATATGCTTCAAATGTAATTTAACAAATTAGCCagttaaatatgatttattaaatatcgtaaaaatatattaaaaataacatttaatactttaaaaaaacttctaaaataaaacgattaaaaaaaatattagggtagtaatttgaatttttaattggtATAATATCTAGTTAgtctatctctttctctttgcctCTACCGAAATGCTCCCTCCCTCTACTTTGAAAACGTCTaacacttaattaaaaaaatctcaaccGGGTCTTTCTCTATTAGAAAATGTCTTGCACTTGGTTTCAAAGTAGAGGTCCAGTCGAGAGCGTTTGTGAAATAgagaccaaaaaagaaaaaaagagaaaagtacatgaactattttggtgattatattttttttaattcaattaaatagataatttttgGGTCTGGGAAGGAGCACAGGACACAAGTCGGAACCCGAATCCGATAATATCCAATTCGGGTCGGATCTTGTGCAGGGCAAAAGCGtcttttcaaatgaaaaatgatgaaaaattacACTCCAAGTCCTATCCAAAGCTCCacagcttcttcttctccaccgcTTCCGTTCAAATGTGCgctttcaaaaccctaagcgTTTCTCCTCCCAATTTCCCCATCCGATTCTCATCGTTTCCTCTTGGTCTATGCTTCAATGGGCGACAGCTCTCCACCCTTGCCGCCGCTGCTGCTGTTGCCACTGATGACTCCAGTGACACCGTCGAGCAGCTGCTCACCGACACCAACGGCATCGAGCGACTCATGAAGATGGATCGCCGGAGGTTTCCTGAATCTAATCGTTGGTTCCCGTATCTTGACGTCTTTAGAGTGGGATCGATGGCTCTGAGGAGCGGGGAGGTTATCCAGGCGCTGGACCCGTACATTCAAGACGCTCGGAAGGAGAGGATGCGGCAGGCCGTTGTCGGAAGGAGCTACTCCGTCTGTCTCGTCGTCGAAGGCCTCTCTGACTTCGGCAACGTCTCCGCCGCGTTCCGTTCCGCCGATGCACTTGGAATCCAGTCCGTCCATGTTATTTCCCCGGATAGCAGGAAAAGGTGCAGCTTGATGTTAGGTGATATAAAAATCTCTCCTTTTTTCGTAGAAGTATGTGTATATGTGGTGTTTGATTGTTTGCTGCTTAAAAGTTGGTGTTTTGGTTGGCTAGGTATAAGGACAATAGGCATGTGAGCATGGGTGCTGAGAAATGGCTTGACATTGAGCTCTGGAAGTCACCTGTGGAGTGCTTTCAGGCACTGAGATCACGAGGTTATCGAATTGCAACAACACATTTAGGAAACAATGCGGTAATGGCTTCAGTGTCACTCTTGGCGAACAATGATTATTGATAATTTTCTCTCTACACTGGCATTAGTTTCTTTGCATACTGAGTTGCTGTGAAGTTTTAatacttgcttcattttgaaGTCGTTGTTATGGACCTTATGATTAAGctttgtgtttttctcatggagTTGTATGGGATTTGTAGGTTTCTGCATATGAGTTGGATTGGTCTTGCCCAACGGCTATAGTTGTTGGGAATGAACATATGTGAGTACCTGTAATTGCTTatgctttgttttcttcattttggtTTTACAAGTAATGTTTTCTGTCATTGTCCCTGAACATATTCTCCCTTGATAACAGACTCATTCTTGATACATTAGTAATTTTCTACCCTACAGATGCCTGATTGAACTCTATTCCTCAATTTCAGTGAGATCTGTAATGATACATAACTGTTCTCCCATTTTTGCAATGATAAGTAAAAATTGTAAAGAGGGATGATCTGTTGATGGTGGTTTGCACTTGCTCTTTGCCAAGTTTTTGTTTGTGATGCACTATGTCTTGTTGTGCTCAAGAATCAATTTATAGATCATTCTGTAATAATCCATCATTTGGTTTATGTGGAAAGCTATGGGGCTTGTGAGGGAGAAAGAACAAATTTTTGAAGTGGTTTTAAGCAAAAAGCAAGTTAGAGGCAATTTGGGagtttcttattttatatttgcttTTAAACATCTCTTAACTAGAGATTTAACCTGAGGTCCATAGTTTTCAAAGGCGTAAGGTTCATTTAGATGCAAGGGGTCTTGGGGCCTAGGGTGCAAGGCCTAGGGCGTGCGCCCTAAGAAACACTAAATGtactaattaaaaattgaaaaaaatagctttcatgttatatattttaaatttttagaatgtcCTAAAGATTAATATCACAGAAAATATACAAACATACATAATAacatacaaataatttttcaaatgttCAATACATAATGCAATAACATGACATAATGCATGCATCGAGTCCTAAGTCCTAATTCGAATAATAAATCTAGTGactattatcaaaatcatcaagcccatcatcattatcatcaccaccaacatcatcaattatctctTCAAATTTATCACTCTTCATCTAAATAATCATCTCCgaaattttcttcatcatcatcatctctaaGAATCAAGCGGGTTCTCAAACTAACATATGCCGTATCTTTCCCTTTTTGATGGCCTCAAATTGAAGTGTTCAACTTTGTGTGATACTTGCTATGCTTGCCTTAATTTTAACTGGATTTTGATTGCATGTCTTAGTTTTACGtaggtttcttttattttcaatcattAAGATGTGTGGACAAGATTAAAAGTcaaagtaaaagtaaaaaaatgtaacaaaattGGTAGATGTTATGGAGGCGCGCCTAAGCCCTCAATTGGCGCCTAGGCGTGAGGCGCGCCTTCTTAACACCGCCTGCCTGACATGCATAAAAGCCGCACACCTTTGAGCCTTGTGTGCCTTGCGCCTTAGGCGCGCCTCGACAACTATGCTGAGGTCTTAGgctaatttttaatgtttatggtGGTATACAAACAATGACAAGCTTTTGGAGGTTATACATATAATTAGACCTTTTCACAGGATATACAAACGGCCATGTGATCTCTGTTTACCTATCTGATCCATCAATTGTGATTTGTGTGACCTATGAAGTTGAATGTGCGACTTATGTTGaccatattttgtttttgatgcaCTATGTTCTGTTGCATTCAAGTGTCTGTAGTAGtcctttctttgatatttgttaCTTGATCCTGGTGATGCCAAATTTCAGGGGTATCAGTGATGAGGCTTTGCAGTTGTCTGATTTGCACTGCTGTATTCCTATGAATGGCATGGTTGATTCCTTCAATGTTTCAGTTGCAGCAGGGATCCTCATGCATCATGCTGTATGTGATAGAGTTTCTCGACTGGTAATGCCACTCCATTACTTGCCTGCGATGTTTAGTTATCAAATGTGGCAAGAGTTTACACCAtgaattaactttttttttataatttcataaaaaataatactgaATGATGTACATTATCTACAGTTCTCTTGCTTGAATGAAATTTGTTTCTTTGGAAGGGAAAAGAAATGAGTTTGTGATAGTTTTGCTTATAAATCATTGTGCAGGGTCGGCATGGTGATTTGACACAAGAAGAAAGCCAGATTCTGCTCGCTGAATTTTTCTTGCGTCACAGGGAAAGCACTCTAAGCATTGTCCATGAATACGCGAAGCGGAAGATAGAAAGCATCTAAGCAAACTTTGACATTATCAATTATGTCAATACTGATAATTAACTCAGACAGGTATTTACAATCAATCTCAAACCATTTAACATAAAATGCTTATCTATTCCTTCGTCTCTTGACACGCTTCTCAAACTTTTCTAGGGAAATTGGAAATGCTGATTGTGTGGCCGAACAAAATTAAGGGCCATTCTACAAATTTCGGCTTTGTATTTATGTCAAATTATTGGATCATAGATTTAGATTGTACTCTTTGTTGTTTTATGCCAAACACCAAATTTTCAATGAATTATTAAGATTAAATTCTCAGATTGCAACAATTGTTCATGTTCTTTATCCTCTTGGAAACAGTTTCCCGTAACTTACATTACTGTCACTACTCTACAAAGAGCACTGAGTAATGGTCTTTGTTTGCATGAAAAATGATGCCAAGATGCAAACTTTTTCCCCAAATGGATCCATTTCCATGCAACCAAGAAACCTAGTTATCAAATCCTCCAAATGAACCAAACCCTTTCCCAAATCATCACCACCAACACCTCCATGACCTCTTCTTCATTGCAAGATCTCATAGATGTGTCCATCTCCATGTTTGGTCCTTCCCACCTTCTTCTACTACTCACACACAATTCCAACACTTCATTGGCACCACCCTTTGCAACACTGTTATCAAATCCTACACTCATTCTGGCAAACATCTTCATTCAATCCTTGTCTACACACAAATGCCGAAAATTGGAGTCCTACCCGACCTCTTCACGTTCCCTCCGCTTATCAAATCTGTTGCtcaattgaatctcaaacaccTTGGCTTGTCCATTCATGGCTGTACTGTAAAGTTTGGTGCTTGTCATGATGTATTCACCAACACTGCTATTGTTCATATGTATGCTATTCTTGCTTGCATTAGTGATGCATGCCAAGTATTTGATGGAATGCCAGAGAGGAACTCGGTTACTTGGAATGCGATGATTACAGGCTTTGTGCATAGTAGGAGATTTAAGGAAGCACATGAGTTATTCAATGAGATGAAGAGATCGGGTGTAGAAATGGGAGAGGTCACAATGGTCAACGCACTTTCAGCTTGTGCGCACTTGGGTGCTTTGAGTCAAGGAGTATGGATTCATAACTATATTAAGCATCAAGGTTTGAGGGTTAATGTGTTTGTAGGTACCACATTGATTGATATGTACATGAAGTGCGGTGTGGTGGACAAGGCTGTTGAGGTTTTCAGGACGATGAGCTTGAAGAATGTATACACCTGGAATGCGTTGATATCCGGGTTTGCCATGAATGGAAAAGGAGAAGCTGCTTTGGAAGCTTTTGACATGATGATTAGAGGGGAAATAACTAAGCCGGATGATGTAACTTTGTTAGGTGTTCTATGTGCTTGTTGTCACCAAGGGCTTGTTGACATCGGTCGCATGCTCTTCATCGACATGGAGAGGAAGTTTGGTGTGCAGCGGAGAATTGAGCACTATGGTTGCATGGTGGATCTTCTTGGAAGAGCGGGTTTCCTAGAAGAGGCTCATGAACTTATAAAAACACTGCCAATGAAAGCTGATGCTGTCATATGGAGGACACTGCTAGCTGCTTGTAGGCTTCATGGAGACACACAATTGGGCAAGCTTGTGATTGAAAACCTTCTTCAATTGGAGCCTGAGAATGCGGAGAACTATGTATTGCTTACGAACATGTTAGTTCGTGAGCAAAGGTGGAATGAAGTCGGAAAGGTGAGGGCGATGTTGAACcagagaagaataaaaaaagtgcCTGGATGCAGTTCAATTGAGATTGACAATGTGGTGTACGAGTTTGTGGCTGCAAGCCGATTTGAGAAGGAAACAATGGATGAGATCTATAAGATGTTAGAGGAAGTGGGAATGAAGTTGAAGGTTGCTGGTTATGTTGCAGATACTGAGTTGGTTTCCTATGACCTTGTGGAAGAGGAAAAGGAAGAAACTTTGATGCACCACAGTGAGAAGCTTGCTCTGGCTTTCGGAATGCTAAGAACTCAACAAAATTGCACTATAAGGATAGTGAAGAACCTGAGAGTTTGCAAGGATTGTCACTCTTTTCTGAAGCTTGTTTCAAAGGTTTACAAGAGAGAAATTGTGGTTAGAGATAGAAACCGGTTTCACCATTTTGGAGGGGGAGTTTGTTCTTGCAGGGATTATTGGTGACATTGCTAAGAAAGTTCAACCCATGGAAAGAGAGCATTCCAAGTGATGGAAAGGAAGCAAACGCTTTCAAAGGAGACACTGACATTCAGTTTGCATTCAGAAAAACTTCATTGATGATCATTGGCCATGGATTCACCGACTCAGCTATTGTCCATTGTAAACCTGGTGGATGAGATTGCCATGGCCGACCCCACCAGGAGATTGGGAATGTTAATACCGGCCAACATGGCTGATGCCACAGCCAATCTTCTCGGTTCCACCTCTTGTTATATATAGAAAGTTCGAGTAGGACAGATTTGGAAAGCACATGGATAAAATTGAGAACTATCTGATTTTGTCGGTGCCCCACATTCAGGTGATGTTTACGCTTGAATTCCAATGTTTGCATGTTATTGTTATGAATATTCTTTCTTTAGTCAAATAAATTCCTTCACTGTGCTTTGCTTCAAAATTGAAATCTAGTTATATGTGGGAAACTAGTGGCTCAAATTAGAACTAACAAGATAAGGTACAGAGACAGAGAGAAAGAAATAGAGAGAATTTTTCTGGCTCTCTAGCAATTGAAAGGTTAGGAAAATATGTTGACATTATCAAGGATGATCATTATCCCTGATCCAAAGATCAAACCCCACCTTCAATCAAAGAGAAATGGCAAACACGGTGGAGCTCTATGGGCAAAGAAGCCAGACTTGAATAGCAGCTCTCATGCTGAAGAACCCACCTTCATTAGGCTTGGGGTCCCAAATGTCTTCCTTGCAAGAGCTGCTATTGCTGTCTTTAGCCTTGGATTTCTTGATGCAGGGTAAGCCTTAAGACCATTATCTcctttgttctttctttattatacttattaCGCTGTCggatttgttttcctttgattGTCTGAATTATGTCGTCTAAACATCTTGGCCTTTCTTTCAAGCAAAGGTCAACAACCTgagaaataaatttcatatacaTATAGTTCAGAACTGCTATTATGTTCAGAGTGATAAATTTATTCACTGCAATTATGATATTGTATGAACATAGAGGACCACAGTGTCTCTTTCAGTTATCTTTGATTTGATCCCTTTGCAAAATGTGAAACATAACTTTCAAGTGGTTTTCTCCATTCCTTTCATCAATGCATAACAGATATGTATTGAGTCATTTTCATCACACTAATATATTATCTGTTACACGGTTCTGTAATTGTTCAGGTACAGCGGAGATTGGTCTCGGATAGGAGCAATTTCGAAAGAAACTGAGGATCTGTTGAAATTTGCAGCTTATTTGGTTGTGCCATTGTGTCTTTTACTAATATTTTCAATCTCCGACAAGGACAAGTATTCTCAATGAACTCCCTACTGTTTTATTGGTCAGATATTGCATTTATTACCGATACTATTCTTTATATGATCAACCTCGAAAACCCATAACTTGACACGAAAATACGGAGTTTGAGAAGCATATTATTCTGCTGGTCCTTGCAAAGacattatttgaataaatttctTGAAATGCATGTGTCAGTTAAGTTCACAGGAACAAAAAAACTTGTTAATTCTGCAGCAAAGAAAGGGTACAAATTCTGCATCATGGAGAAGGACACTAATTGTGATGTACTTAAATAAGACATGTTCTCATTCTTTGCTCATTGTTCtcattaccttttttttttctaattaagtATAATTGATCAGTAAAATGACTGTGGAAAAAAGCATCCAAGGAATTCAGTTCCTgttgaaacttttttttctgCTGACATTGAGACATTGATCTCGTTTGTATTtatcataacaacaacaaacatgTGTGATGTGCCTAACTTTTTTTGAACTGATTGAAATTTACTGCAATTGATTTAGAGATAAATTTGAAGAAACTAATGATGTATATTTTGTGAGATAAAATGTCATTAGGACTGTGCTTGCTGTCCTTCCAAGGTACCCTTTTGACTTGAGTGCCCCTTCTTATTCACTAATCTGTGGTTGGTGTCAATGTCTAAATAAAGTTTGATGAGATTCAAGATTGAAGGCAGACAACAGTgttttttatatgcattattTGCAAAGATTCTAAGAATTGGGATAAATAGGAGTCATTTTGATTAGAAACAGGTTTGGCAACAAGTCTTTATCtcaaaattatgatatttatattaaaatttacaaagaGATGTGATTCTAAAATGACCTTCAAGAAAAGTTatagaaaattcaaaattttattggtGCTGAATCCACGTTGAACACGTGCGAGCGTTCATTTTTTCTTGAGGGAAAATGATCTGACGTTTTTTGACTTATGAGAGTGTTCATTTCTTGAGGAAAAATGATCTGACTTTTTTAACTTATGAGAGTATTCATTTCTTGAGAGAAAATGATCTCTGATTTTTTTATgttcatttatcttttaaatggAGAAAGTGAcaacttctttttatttttaagcactttttttcactaaagtagaagaaaagtaatcatttctttttcatgttcaaaaaaattttttaaactcaCGTGAAATTCGCTTTAacatctaaatttttttcaattctattATCACAAATAAACATCCAAAATACTAGAAATGATATCACTACTCTCAACTTCAGCAAAATGGCACTTCCCTCCCTTCTCCGAGTTTCAACTCACTCCCCCAAAAATGAACTCCCTTGTAACATGTCATAGTAAACAGAATATttgtcaataattaaataaaaaaggaagatGCTTCTGCTTCGGAAACAGCACAAGGATGATCACAAAAATGATATGAACGGTTGTAAACTAAACACTAGTC encodes:
- the LOC120274504 gene encoding tRNA (guanosine(18)-2'-O)-methyltransferase is translated as MCAFKTLSVSPPNFPIRFSSFPLGLCFNGRQLSTLAAAAAVATDDSSDTVEQLLTDTNGIERLMKMDRRRFPESNRWFPYLDVFRVGSMALRSGEVIQALDPYIQDARKERMRQAVVGRSYSVCLVVEGLSDFGNVSAAFRSADALGIQSVHVISPDSRKRYKDNRHVSMGAEKWLDIELWKSPVECFQALRSRGYRIATTHLGNNAVSAYELDWSCPTAIVVGNEHMGISDEALQLSDLHCCIPMNGMVDSFNVSVAAGILMHHAVCDRVSRLGRHGDLTQEESQILLAEFFLRHRESTLSIVHEYAKRKIESI
- the LOC120274934 gene encoding pentatricopeptide repeat-containing protein At1g08070, chloroplastic-like, whose protein sequence is MPKIGVLPDLFTFPPLIKSVAQLNLKHLGLSIHGCTVKFGACHDVFTNTAIVHMYAILACISDACQVFDGMPERNSVTWNAMITGFVHSRRFKEAHELFNEMKRSGVEMGEVTMVNALSACAHLGALSQGVWIHNYIKHQGLRVNVFVGTTLIDMYMKCGVVDKAVEVFRTMSLKNVYTWNALISGFAMNGKGEAALEAFDMMIRGEITKPDDVTLLGVLCACCHQGLVDIGRMLFIDMERKFGVQRRIEHYGCMVDLLGRAGFLEEAHELIKTLPMKADAVIWRTLLAACRLHGDTQLGKLVIENLLQLEPENAENYVLLTNMLVREQRWNEVGKVRAMLNQRRIKKVPGCSSIEIDNVVYEFVAASRFEKETMDEIYKMLEEVGMKLKVAGYVADTELVSYDLVEEEKEETLMHHSEKLALAFGMLRTQQNCTIRIVKNLRVCKDCHSFLKLVSKVYKREIVVRDRNRFHHFGGGVCSCRDYW
- the LOC120274507 gene encoding uncharacterized protein LOC120274507, translated to MLTLSRMIIIPDPKIKPHLQSKRNGKHGGALWAKKPDLNSSSHAEEPTFIRLGVPNVFLARAAIAVFSLGFLDAGYSGDWSRIGAISKETEDLLKFAAYLVVPLCLLLIFSISDKDKYSQ